In a single window of the Rhodamnia argentea isolate NSW1041297 chromosome 2, ASM2092103v1, whole genome shotgun sequence genome:
- the LOC115748333 gene encoding scarecrow-like protein 21 gives MESHPPYRYSETGAGLSFTSSHPTVPSLPSRLFGHSKFEIRESPISPFSTHFDSETLSVLSDSQEQHSSTDNYSGVSSSCNSSLETTSCFQRSSPSQDGCRDSLLSCSGRPISLQNELHSQNAAYTLQELENVLMDDKQEMRVTDTSIGELMWDQNPHGSQFIRPEDAVAFIQSQTGKSVHAEKHKETVEESSVQDVPPGDLKQLLIACAKSLSDNNMHEFEKLIEKARSAVSISGEPLQRLGAYMIEGLVARKEESGSNIYRALRCREPEGKDLLSYMHILYEICPYLKFGYMAANGAIAEACKNEDRIHIIDFQIAQGTQWMTLLQALALRPSGPPYVRITGIDDLVSKYARGAGLEAVAGRLAAISEEFKIPVEFNGLPVFAPDVTRGMLDVRPGEALAVNFPLQLHHTPDESVDVTNPRDGLLRMVKSLSPKVITLIEQESNTNTTPFLTRFVETLDYYLAMFESIDVTLPRDRKERINVEQHCLARDIVNIIACEGKERVERHELFGKWKSRLTMAGFRQYPLSSYVNSVIRNLLRYYSENYTLVEKDGGMLLGWKDRFLVSASAWY, from the coding sequence ATGGAATCACACCCACCATACAGATACAGTGAGACAGGTGCTGGCTTATCTTTCACATCTTCTCATCCAACTGTTCCATCTCTTCCCAGCAGGTTATTTGGGCATTCGAAGTTTGAAATTAGGGAATCTCCTATCTCACCCTTTTCGACACACTTTGATAGTGAGACACTCAGCGTGTTAAGCGATAGTCAGGAGCAGCACAGTTCTACGGACAATTATTCAGGAGTTAGCTCTTCTTGTAACTCTTCACTCGAGACCACCAGCTGTTTCCAAAGGTCAAGCCCATCACAAGACGGGTGCAGAGACAGCTTGCTTTCATGTTCTGGTAGGCCCATCTCACTGCAAAATGAGCTTCATTCACAGAACGCAGCTTATACCTTACAAGAGCTAGAGAACGTCTTAATGGATGATAAACAAGAAATGCGTGTCACAGATACTTCTATTGGGGAACTCATGTGGGACCAAAATCCCCATGGTTCACAATTTATTCGCCCTGAGGATGCTGTTGCTTTCATTCAGAGCCAAACGGGTAAAAGCGTTCATGCGGAGAAACATAAAGAAACTGTTGAGGAATCATCGGTTCAAGATGTTCCTCCAGGTGATTTGAAGCAGCTGCTGATTGCCTGTGCGAAATCTCTTTCTGATAACAACATGCACGAATTTGAGAAGTTGATTGAAAAAGCCAGGAGTGCTGTATCCATCAGTGGAGAGCCCTTACAGCGTCTTGGTGCCTACATGATAGAAGGACTTGTGGCCAGGAAAGAGGAATCGGGTTCTAACATCTACCGTGCCCTTCGATGCAGAGAGCCTGAAGGCAAAGACTTGCTTTCCTACATGCACATTCTGTATGAGATCTGCCCATACTTGAAGTTTGGGTACATGGCGGCGAATGGAGCCATTGCCGAAGCATGCAAAAACGAGGATCGGATACACATCATAGACTTCCAAATTGCTCAGGGCACCCAGTGGATGACTCTCCTTCAAGCGCTTGCCTTGAGACCTAGCGGTCCCCCTTACGTGCGGATTACAGGGATTGATGACTTGGTCTCCAAGTACGCTCGTGGGGCCGGATTGGAAGCAGTTGCTGGAAGGTTGGCGGCTATCTCTGAGGAATTTAAGATCCCGGTGGAGTTCAACGGTTTGCCGGTGTTTGCCCCAGATGTTACTCGTGGCATGCTTGATGTCAGGCCTGGGGAAGCTCTCGCAGTGAACTTCCCACTCCAGCTACACCACACGCCAGACGAGAGTGTTGACGTCACCAATCCAAGGGATGGGCTCCTGAGGATGGTGAAATCGCTTTCTCCGAAAGTGATCACATTGATCGAGCAGGAGTCAAACACGAACACGACGCCGTTTCTGACTAGGTTTGTGGAGACCCTCGACTACTACTTGGCAATGTTCGAGTCCATCGACGTGACCCTGCCTAGAGACAGGAAGGAGAGGATAAACGTAGAGCAGCACTGTTTGGCTAGGGACATTGTGAACATCATTGCGTGCGAGGGGAAGGAGAGGGTGGAGCGGCACGAGCTGTTCGGTAAGTGGAAGTCTAGATTGACGATGGCAGGATTTAGGCAATACCCTTTAAGTAGCTacgttaattcagtcataaggaACCTGCTGAGGTACTACTCTGAGAATTATACGTTGGTAGAGAAGGATGGTGGCATGCTTCTGGGCTGGAAAGACAGGTTCCTGGTTTCTGCTTCTGCATGGTACTGA